From a region of the Synechococcus sp. RS9916 genome:
- a CDS encoding DNA polymerase III subunit alpha, with product MAFVPLHNHSDYSLLDGASQLPQMVERAKELGMPALALTDHGVMYGAVELLKLCQGTGIKPIIGNEMYVVNGSIDDPQQKKERRYHLVVLAKNATGYRNLVKLTSISHLRGMRGRGIFSRACIDKHLLQQYSEGLIVATACLGGEIPQAIMRGRPEVARDVARWYQEVFGDDFYLEIQDHGSVEDRIVNVEIVKIAKELGIGLIATNDAHYLTRNDVEAHDALLCVLTGKLISDEKRLRYTGTEFIRSEEEMGRLFVDHLDPAVVQEAIATTAEVAEKVEDYDILGRYQMPRFPIPDGHTPVSYLKEVTEQGLRDRLSLAEGASIDAVYAERLVYELGVMEQMGFPTYFLVVWDYIRFAREQGIPVGPGRGSAAGSLVAYALGITNIDPVSNGLLFERFLNPERKSMPDIDTDFCIERRSEVIDYVTRRYGDDKVAQIITFNRMTSKAVLKDVARVLDIPYGDADRLAKLIPVARGKPAKLAAMIGEESPNPDFREKYQNDPVVKRWVDMAMRIEGTNKTFGVHAAGVVIAADPLDELVPLQRNNDGQVITQYYMEDVESMGLLKMDFLGLKNLTMIDKTLELVEANFGESIDPDKLPPQDPDTFALLARGDLEGIFQLESSGMRQIVRDLRPSSLEDISSILALYRPGPLDAGLIPKFINRKHGREAIDFAHQALEPILQETYGIMVYQEQIMKIAQDLAGYSLGEADLLRRAMGKKKVSEMQKHRGIFVKGASERGVDEKIADELFDQMVLFAEYCFNKSHSTAYGAVTYQTAYLKAHYPVAYMAALLTVNAGASDKVQRYISNCNAMGIEVMPPDVNASGIDFTPTGDRILFGLSAVRNLGDGAIRHLIASRQEDGPFESLADVCDRLPSSVLNRRSLESLIHCGALDALEPKANRAQLMADLDLLLDWASSRAKDRESGQGNLFDLMAAATAAEGEGANDLSMAPKAPPVPDYHPTEKLRLEKDLVGFYLSDHPLKQLTPPAKLLAPIGLGSLEEQADKAKVSAIAMVSEYRQVTTRKGDRMAVLTLEDLTGSCEAVVFPKSYARLSDHLMAEARLLVWAAVDRRDERVQLIVDDCRAIDDLQLLLVELAPDQASDVAVQHKLRECLHAHKPEQDELGVRVPVVAAVRHGSEVRYVRLGPQFCVRNAVAAASYLQEQAFTATTKAVFSGAVPV from the coding sequence ATGGCTTTTGTCCCTCTCCATAACCACAGCGATTACAGCCTCCTGGACGGGGCATCGCAGTTGCCGCAGATGGTGGAGCGGGCCAAAGAGCTGGGCATGCCAGCCCTCGCTCTCACCGATCACGGTGTGATGTATGGCGCGGTGGAGCTGCTCAAGCTCTGTCAAGGCACCGGCATCAAGCCGATCATCGGCAATGAGATGTACGTGGTGAACGGGTCCATCGATGACCCGCAGCAGAAAAAAGAGCGTCGTTATCACCTGGTGGTGCTGGCCAAAAACGCCACCGGATATCGCAATCTGGTCAAGCTCACCAGCATCAGCCATCTACGCGGCATGCGAGGACGTGGGATTTTCTCCCGGGCTTGCATCGATAAACATCTGCTGCAGCAATACAGCGAAGGGCTGATTGTGGCCACCGCCTGCCTTGGTGGTGAAATCCCCCAGGCGATCATGCGCGGTCGCCCCGAGGTGGCACGGGATGTGGCGCGTTGGTATCAGGAGGTGTTTGGTGACGACTTCTATCTGGAGATTCAGGACCACGGCTCTGTGGAAGACCGGATCGTCAATGTGGAGATCGTCAAGATCGCCAAGGAGCTCGGCATTGGCCTGATCGCCACCAACGACGCGCACTACCTCACGCGCAACGACGTGGAGGCGCACGATGCCTTGCTGTGTGTGCTGACGGGCAAGCTCATCTCCGACGAAAAACGCCTGCGGTACACCGGCACGGAGTTCATCCGTAGCGAGGAAGAGATGGGTCGGCTGTTCGTCGACCATCTGGATCCAGCAGTGGTGCAGGAAGCGATTGCGACCACTGCTGAGGTTGCGGAAAAAGTCGAGGATTACGACATCCTCGGGCGTTATCAGATGCCCCGCTTCCCCATTCCCGATGGCCACACTCCCGTGAGCTATCTCAAGGAAGTGACCGAGCAGGGCTTACGTGACCGGCTATCCCTGGCTGAGGGTGCGTCCATCGATGCGGTCTACGCCGAGCGTCTGGTGTACGAGCTGGGCGTGATGGAGCAGATGGGTTTTCCCACCTACTTCTTGGTGGTCTGGGATTACATCCGTTTTGCTCGCGAGCAAGGCATTCCCGTCGGCCCTGGCCGCGGCTCTGCTGCGGGGTCATTGGTGGCTTATGCCCTGGGAATCACCAACATCGACCCTGTCAGTAATGGCTTGTTGTTCGAACGCTTCCTCAATCCAGAGCGCAAGTCGATGCCTGATATCGACACCGACTTCTGCATTGAGCGCCGTAGTGAAGTGATCGACTACGTCACCCGGCGCTACGGCGACGACAAGGTGGCGCAGATCATCACGTTCAACCGCATGACGTCAAAGGCGGTGCTGAAGGATGTGGCGCGGGTGCTCGATATTCCTTATGGCGATGCAGATCGTCTCGCCAAGCTGATTCCCGTGGCCCGCGGAAAGCCAGCCAAGTTGGCGGCCATGATTGGTGAAGAGTCGCCCAATCCCGACTTCCGTGAGAAGTATCAAAACGACCCCGTGGTCAAGCGTTGGGTCGACATGGCGATGCGAATCGAGGGCACCAACAAAACTTTTGGTGTGCACGCTGCTGGTGTGGTGATTGCCGCGGATCCGCTCGATGAGCTGGTGCCGTTGCAACGCAACAACGATGGTCAGGTGATCACCCAGTACTACATGGAAGACGTGGAGTCGATGGGACTCCTGAAGATGGATTTTCTGGGGTTGAAAAACCTCACCATGATCGACAAAACCCTCGAGCTGGTGGAAGCCAACTTCGGGGAAAGCATTGATCCCGACAAGTTGCCGCCGCAGGATCCCGACACATTCGCCCTGCTGGCGCGCGGTGATCTGGAAGGCATCTTCCAGCTCGAGTCGAGCGGAATGCGTCAGATCGTGCGGGATTTGCGCCCTTCTTCGCTGGAAGATATCTCCTCAATCCTTGCGCTCTACCGACCTGGACCGCTTGATGCTGGTCTGATTCCCAAGTTCATTAACCGCAAGCACGGCCGCGAAGCGATCGACTTTGCGCACCAGGCCCTTGAGCCGATCCTGCAGGAGACCTACGGGATCATGGTGTATCAGGAGCAGATCATGAAGATCGCTCAGGATTTGGCCGGTTACTCGCTGGGTGAAGCGGATCTGTTGCGCCGCGCAATGGGTAAAAAGAAGGTCTCAGAGATGCAGAAACATCGCGGCATCTTTGTGAAGGGAGCGAGTGAACGGGGGGTCGACGAAAAGATCGCCGATGAGCTCTTCGATCAGATGGTGCTGTTCGCGGAATACTGCTTTAACAAGAGCCATTCCACCGCCTACGGCGCGGTGACCTATCAGACCGCCTATCTCAAGGCTCACTATCCGGTGGCCTACATGGCTGCACTGCTCACGGTGAATGCCGGAGCGAGCGACAAGGTGCAGCGCTACATCTCCAATTGCAATGCCATGGGCATTGAGGTGATGCCACCCGATGTGAATGCCTCCGGCATCGACTTCACTCCGACAGGCGATCGCATCCTGTTTGGACTTTCGGCAGTCCGCAATCTCGGGGATGGAGCGATTCGCCACTTGATCGCGAGTCGTCAGGAGGATGGGCCGTTCGAGTCGTTGGCGGATGTCTGTGATCGTTTGCCTTCTTCTGTGCTCAATCGCCGCAGCCTTGAGTCGTTGATTCACTGCGGCGCTCTCGATGCGCTGGAGCCCAAGGCCAATCGTGCCCAGTTGATGGCGGATCTGGATCTTCTGCTCGACTGGGCCTCCTCCCGTGCCAAGGATCGTGAAAGTGGCCAGGGCAATCTGTTTGATCTGATGGCGGCGGCCACCGCTGCGGAAGGAGAGGGTGCCAACGACCTCAGCATGGCGCCCAAAGCCCCTCCTGTTCCGGATTATCACCCCACCGAAAAGCTGCGCCTGGAAAAGGATCTAGTGGGCTTCTACCTGTCGGATCACCCCCTCAAACAGCTCACCCCACCGGCCAAATTGCTCGCGCCGATTGGCTTAGGCAGCCTGGAAGAGCAGGCCGACAAGGCCAAAGTCAGTGCGATTGCGATGGTGAGTGAATACCGGCAGGTCACCACGCGTAAAGGCGATCGGATGGCAGTGCTCACCCTCGAAGACCTCACCGGCAGCTGTGAAGCTGTTGTGTTCCCCAAGAGTTATGCCCGTCTGTCAGACCACCTGATGGCAGAAGCTCGTCTGCTGGTTTGGGCGGCGGTTGACCGACGGGATGAACGGGTGCAGTTGATCGTTGACGATTGCCGGGCGATTGACGACCTGCAGCTGTTGCTGGTGGAGCTGGCTCCGGACCAGGCCAGCGATGTGGCTGTGCAGCACAAGCTGCGTGAATGTCTCCATGCCCACAAGCCTGAGCAGGATGAGTTGGGCGTCCGTGTGCCTGTGGTGGCTGCCGTTCGTCATGGCAGTGAGGTGCGTTATGTGCGCCTTGGCCCCCAGTTCTGCGTACGCAACGCCGTCGCTGCTGCCAGCTATCTGCAGGAGCAGGCGTTTACGGCCACCACCAAGGCTGTCTTCAGTGGAGCGGTGCCGGTCTGA
- the ruvA gene encoding Holliday junction branch migration protein RuvA: MIGWLQGERIDSWVQGGRQGLVIACGGVGYEVQFTSGHRTRLEAERQCTAWIHQVQREDGCMLYGFLEKRERDLFRTLISVNGVGPQMALALLESCGATALVDAIVEGDLRQLTQAQGVGKRTAERLAVELRDRLGSWRAPADDGLSLVDRSDLKALPLQGDPLQELQQTLEALGYEDLEIRRAMRAVATAAEPPAAGDHDAWLRESLRWLSRATA, from the coding sequence ATGATCGGCTGGCTGCAAGGGGAACGGATTGACAGTTGGGTCCAAGGGGGGCGCCAGGGCCTTGTGATCGCCTGCGGCGGTGTGGGTTACGAGGTGCAGTTCACCAGCGGACATCGCACGCGACTGGAAGCGGAACGCCAGTGCACCGCCTGGATCCATCAGGTGCAACGGGAGGACGGCTGCATGCTCTACGGCTTCCTTGAGAAGCGGGAACGCGACCTGTTTCGAACCCTGATCAGCGTGAACGGGGTTGGGCCACAAATGGCCCTCGCCCTGCTCGAAAGCTGTGGGGCCACGGCCCTTGTGGACGCCATCGTGGAGGGCGATCTGCGTCAGCTCACCCAGGCTCAGGGCGTGGGCAAACGCACAGCCGAACGGCTGGCGGTGGAATTGCGCGATCGCCTGGGCAGCTGGCGCGCCCCTGCGGACGATGGTCTGTCACTGGTCGACCGCAGCGATCTCAAAGCCCTGCCGCTGCAAGGCGACCCTCTCCAGGAACTGCAGCAAACACTCGAAGCCCTTGGTTACGAAGACCTGGAAATCCGAAGAGCCATGCGCGCTGTGGCGACTGCTGCTGAGCCCCCTGCTGCCGGCGATCATGACGCCTGGCTGCGGGAAAGCCTGCGCTGGCTGAGCCGGGCTACGGCTTAG
- a CDS encoding DMT family transporter, whose amino-acid sequence MQALLKAIRGSQSAQQWRACGLLILCALAFSLMTVCVKHLGGALPVAEIVLVRSLISIAITLVMLRRVRVSPWGQQRGRLFVRGVLGTTALLCFFEALARLPLATATLLQYTYPTLTALSAWLLLGEPIRRRIGLAVLMGWIGVMLVVQPEWLGGAAAPAIPDLTATAVALGLGGALLTALAYVSVRQLSAREHPLVIVFYFPLVSVPATLPFLWGQAMWPTPEQWLWLVGVGLFTQLGQIWLTEGLAALPAARATSINYVQVVFASLWGVLFFAEPITGAVVLGAICVLGATLISLSARQPQLGSSGKG is encoded by the coding sequence ATGCAAGCACTGCTGAAGGCAATCCGCGGCAGTCAGTCAGCGCAGCAGTGGCGGGCCTGCGGCCTGTTGATCCTCTGCGCACTGGCCTTCAGCCTGATGACCGTTTGCGTCAAGCATCTCGGCGGCGCATTGCCTGTTGCGGAAATCGTGCTGGTGCGGTCCCTGATCAGCATCGCGATCACCCTGGTGATGCTCCGACGCGTCCGCGTCTCCCCCTGGGGTCAGCAGCGGGGACGACTGTTCGTGCGTGGCGTGCTCGGCACCACCGCCCTGCTCTGTTTTTTTGAAGCCCTGGCCCGTCTGCCATTAGCAACGGCCACCTTGCTGCAATACACCTACCCAACCCTCACGGCTCTGAGCGCCTGGTTGTTACTGGGGGAACCGATCCGCCGCCGCATTGGCTTGGCGGTGCTGATGGGCTGGATCGGAGTGATGCTGGTGGTGCAGCCGGAGTGGCTCGGTGGAGCGGCGGCGCCTGCCATCCCAGACCTGACGGCCACAGCCGTGGCCCTTGGACTCGGTGGCGCACTGCTCACCGCCCTTGCCTATGTGAGTGTGCGCCAGCTGTCAGCGCGGGAACATCCGCTGGTGATCGTGTTCTATTTCCCACTGGTCTCTGTACCCGCGACACTTCCGTTTCTTTGGGGTCAAGCGATGTGGCCGACCCCTGAGCAATGGCTGTGGCTGGTCGGTGTGGGCCTGTTCACTCAGCTGGGTCAAATCTGGCTGACGGAAGGACTCGCAGCTCTGCCCGCTGCCCGTGCCACATCGATCAACTACGTGCAGGTCGTGTTCGCAAGCCTCTGGGGTGTGCTGTTTTTCGCTGAACCCATTACGGGAGCTGTGGTGCTCGGAGCAATCTGCGTGCTGGGAGCGACCCTGATTAGCCTCAGTGCCCGTCAGCCTCAGCTCGGCTCGAGTGGCAAGGGATAG
- the rpsO gene encoding 30S ribosomal protein S15: protein MSLDTTQKQQLINTHQTHATDTGSAEVQVAMLTERISQLSNHLQKNIHDFSSRQGLLKMIGRRKRLLSYVRGKSEQRYSDLIGKLGIRG from the coding sequence ATGTCGCTCGATACCACTCAAAAGCAGCAGCTGATCAACACCCACCAAACCCACGCCACCGACACCGGATCGGCTGAGGTGCAAGTGGCCATGCTGACCGAGCGCATTTCGCAGCTCAGCAACCACCTGCAGAAGAACATTCACGACTTTTCATCCCGTCAGGGTCTGCTGAAGATGATTGGTCGCCGCAAGCGCCTGCTCTCCTACGTGCGTGGCAAGAGCGAGCAACGCTACAGCGATCTGATTGGCAAGCTGGGCATCCGCGGCTGA
- a CDS encoding PAM68 family protein — protein sequence MADPRKLLPFEPRRSADDSSKSLGQSKAVNSQPIPKAVANRMARRVAIATGVPSVMGMAVFVISYLLVSKQILDIPPGITLVSSGACFLLGLVGLSYGVLSASWEPQPGTLLGLEHIKPNIARMRSSMKAQKASN from the coding sequence ATGGCCGACCCTCGCAAACTGTTGCCGTTTGAACCCCGACGGTCGGCCGATGACAGCAGCAAAAGCCTTGGTCAGTCCAAGGCAGTGAACTCCCAGCCCATCCCCAAGGCTGTGGCCAATCGCATGGCGCGACGCGTTGCGATTGCCACTGGTGTGCCTTCGGTGATGGGTATGGCTGTTTTTGTGATCAGCTATTTACTGGTCAGCAAACAAATTCTCGACATTCCTCCTGGCATCACGCTGGTGAGTTCTGGGGCCTGCTTCCTGCTGGGATTGGTGGGATTGAGCTACGGCGTGTTGTCTGCCAGCTGGGAACCTCAGCCCGGCACGTTGCTTGGCCTCGAGCACATCAAGCCCAACATTGCGCGAATGCGCAGCTCGATGAAAGCCCAAAAAGCATCGAACTGA